The Kaistella daneshvariae genomic sequence GCCTTTGGTAATGAAATTACGGGATTGGGAATAACTTTTACATTGTTTGAAGGATAAAAAGTTTTTTCCTCCGGACTTAAAACCACCAAATAATCATATTGTTTTTCAATTGATGAAAAGATACGTTCTTTTCGGGATTTCTTTCGATTGAATTTTGAATAATGAAACTCTTTGATTATTTTTATTTTTGTATTTAAAAACGGAAGAATATAAGTCATCGGAATATGGGAAGCCACTAAAACAAAATCAGGTTTACGTTTGTATAAAATTTTCTTTAATTCTTTAACATTAAAGTAGATTTTTTTAAAATTCTTGGGGTGAAAAAAGCTGATAGATCTGTGGTACCTTATGCCTATGTCAATAAATTCTACCTTGTCTGATAAGTGATAAACGGGAGGTTTATTTTGTTGCTCTGTACTTACAATAATTACATTATAACCAAACTTTTCACTCCAGTAGTTTGCTTTTATTGCTACTAATTTCTCGATGCCTCCATGATTGTAAAGCTGATCGATTAATATAAGTATGGTCTTCATATTTCCTCCTGTACCTTTTTAAATAAGTTATCCCATTTCTGGGCAATGACGTTCTGTTCAAAACGCAGGACATTCATTTTTGCCGTTTTCCCATACTTCTGTCTCAGGTCTTTATTTTCTATCAGGACTAAAAGCTGATCAGCAAGATCTGTACTGCTTTCCTTTTTCACTAATATTCCGTCTTCATTGTTGATAATGATATCAGAAGGTCCATAATTACAGTCGAAAGAAACGCAGGGCACACCACATGCCATCGCCTCTATCAATACCATACCGAAACCTTCAAAACGCGAGGACATTACATATATTGAACTTTTCAGGTATTTCTCCATAATGTTTTTTTCCGGAGGAAAATGATGGATGTTTTTTTGCTGTAGAGCCTCCGTAGCAAGAAAATCTTCATTGCCATAACCGTAAAGTTCCAGTTTCCAGTCGGGATGTGTCTGCCAAACTTTCTCCCAGGCACTAACAAGGAGATCTTGGCCTTTTTGATAGGAAATCTTACCCACGCAAATTACTGTTTTTTCCTCTAATGAAGAGGATTCTTCCGGATAAAAAGACAATGGATTAGGAATGACTTCTACATTTTTCAAGGACATCCATTCTTGTTTATTTCCTTCGGTCAACACTACAAATCGCGAGAATTTCTTTGCCATGCGCTCCATCGTCATCCATTTAAGTTTGGTGCTTAATGATTTTAGAAAACCATGATCTGCCCTTGCTTCGATTAACTTTGAAACATGCCTTTCGTAAATGAACCTCGCTTTGGTTTTCATCAATGAAGGAATAAAAAAGCCTTTCAATCCATCATCGCAGACTGAAATTACGTCGGGCTGTACTTCATCGACAATTTGTTTCAATCCATTTTTATAGGCTATAAAGTACTGAAGTGGATTCCCTAAAACAGAAATAGATCTCAACTTAATCTTAGGTGAAAAGTTATAAAAAGGAGTTTTGCTTCCCTCATTGAGGGAAAGAATAGTGATCTCGTAATTATAATGATCCGCCAGATAAGACGCTTTAATAGAAAGTACCCTTTCGAGTCCGCCTGCGCCGGTGATACCGTTGGTGATGTAGAGAAGCTTCATAAAAGTACACTTTGCCGAATTATTTTAGGCTTATTTCACGGGCGAAAATACGACAATATTATTCTTACCGTTAAACCAATACAAACTCATAAAGATAGGTTCAACTGCTCCAGGGGTTTGGAGGTATTTATGACCGATTACGTCAATTTAAAATATTTAAAATCTGCTTCGTTGCCATAATTTTTAGAGCTACCTGATCAGCCCCAAATTTAGTAAAATGATTGGTGTCAAACATATAAAGTTGATCTCCCTCTGATGTTTTTAATTTTCGATATATTTCTAAATAATCATCACCATATTTCTCTTTTAATAAAACATTAATATCTGCTTTTTTTGCATCAAGATAATTTTGTTCTTGTATCGTAGGATATAAAAAATTTAATTTTTGAATTTGCTCGTAATTGAGTTTATAGGTCTCATTTTCTCCGATAATAAGTACCGGTATTTTTAATTTACTCAGTATATTCATGGTTCTTTCCAGATCAGGAAGTAAATCCAAATTTTCCGAATAATACATAGAGATAATAATTAAATCAACGTCCTTTCTATTTGCTGGTAAATAATCATCAAATAGAAGCCGTGTTAACTGTTGGAATTTTTTTGCGTCATATGATCTCTTATATAGTGGTCCGTTTCCAGTGTAAGTCATCTGCATCAGGTTTATACCTTTTTCATTAAATACATCGTTTATAGATAATGCCAGTGCACCGGCATGACTGTCACCTATTAGCAAGATATTAGGAGACTGCTTATTAATATGAAGGCAATTATTGATATTGAAATTACCTTTACCATTCATTCCCATATTACAGGATAAATTTGTTCTTGTCTGCAAATCCCAGGAAATATTGTTTTTAAATTGTGGTTCTTTGCGGATAAATAATAAATCAACTCCTTTTTTAATGAAGAAAAAATGAAATAGAGATAAGATACATAGGGCGCACAAAATTAGATGCACATTTTTTATCTTCTTATTCTTCTCAATCAGGTAGTAGGAGACACTCGCAAAGGAAACTGAACAAATAATTAATATTATAATCGTAAAATGATTGTAATGCACACCAAAATACTGAAAAAATACAAAAAATGGCCAATGCCAGAGATAAAGTGAATAAGAGATATCTCCTATAAATGTGAATATTTTAAACTTATAAAATTTATAATCTGTACTCAAGTACAGTATGAAAGCCGTGGCGAACACAGGTAATAATGTGACTGCAGATGGCCATTTCATACTTTCATCGATCAAAAAAACACTTAACCCTAAAATTCCAAAGCACAAAACAATTAAAGGACTGCGCAACTTTCTAAAATCAAAATTTTTATAATTTGCCTGTAATATAAATACACTTCCGCCAAGCAGCATTTCCCAGGCACGGGTTGATAAGCTATAGAAATTAAGGGAGGTGTCTCTATTAACGTAATATAGCATAAGAAAAAAGGAAAGTGTAGTTAAGGTAAAAAAAAATGTAACAAAAATGTATTTGCTCGTAAGATAAATTTTTCGAAGTGCAATTAATATCAAAGGGTAAATAATATAGAACTGCCATTCTACTGAAAGAGACCAGGTATGTAAGAGCGCATTATTTTGGGAAGAATTATCAAAATAACCACTGTTCCGTAAATAAAAAATATTGGAAAGAAACAGTTCACTGGATAGAGCATAGCGAAATAATTGTTTTGCATCTTCTTTTAAAAGGAAAAATGAAAAACAGGATAAAACGATAATAAGGAAAAGCATTGCGGGTATAATACGCTCTACCCGCTTTTTATAAAATTGAATAAGATTAAATTTCTTCTCTTTTATACCGGACAGAATAATCAGTGTCATTAAAAAACCTGAAATCACAAAAAATATGTCTACTCCAATAAAACCGCCGTCGAAAAAAGGTACTTTAAAGTGAAATAAAACTACAAATGTTACCGCCAGAAACCGTAAAAAAGAGATGTCGTACCTAAATATTTTTTTGTTTATCATCAATGAAATTTAATTAATTCAAGTGTAAAGTGTGGAAAAAAAAGCCATCATAAGTTAGTCTTTTAGTAGATTTTTTTCAAGTAAGCAGTTTCGTTATTCCGATAATTGGCGTACAAACGATACCGCTGACAAAGGCGAAAATCGGAACACAGGCATCTGAAAACAATGAAATATAATAAGACAGGGGTCGCTGGCCAATAAATACTAATGGAGTAAATAATCCGTGATGATCCCTGTTAAAAAGATGCAGACACATCATCATTAGAATGACGATGGACTTAAGTTGATTTGTCTTTTGAAGGGTAATGGACATTACTGTCAAGAAACGGGAAGTTATTATAATTTTTTTTAGAAAAGTATTAAATATTTTTTTTACATCGTGTCGATCAGTTCGTCAAAAAGAACCACGGCTTCGGTATTCTCCTTCTCCTCCGTTTTAAGATACTCTACTATTGAATTATACAACTCTTTATCAGTCATCAGCCTTACGATGGCTTCTGCGACTGCTCCTGCATTTAAATCGGTTACCAGACCGTTTTTTTCATGTATCATCTGCATATTAACAGTATCAAAGCGCGTAGTCACTATTGGCTTATTAAGCAACCGTGCCTCGGCAATGGAGATTCCATAACTTTCCGACCGAGAAGTCTGAACATATATATCTGCTGCTTTGAAAAAAGGATATGGATTTGCAGAAGTTCCTAAAAAGGTAATATTATTTTCCAAATGATTATTTCTTATAAAAACTTCCATTGCAGGTCTGAACGAACCTTGACCCAAAAAATACCAGTGAAATTCTTTACCTGTTTCTCTAAGCCATTTCGCAGCTTCAACAGCAATATCCAAACCTTTCATTCCGGTTTCGAGGCGGGAAACGGTTAAAATATTAAAAGTTTCAGGATTAAAATCAGGGTCTTTAAATTTTGACATTTTTGAGATCGTAATATAATCGACCATGTCAGGAATGAGCCATAACTTGTCAGACAAATCCGGGAATATCTTTTCAAAATGCTGTTGGTTTAAAAACGAAACTGGGACGATAGCATCATATTGACTGTAATACTTTTTCTGAAACTTCAAATTAGATTTCGAAAACTGCATGTTGGCATTTACCCATGTCACTTTCCTTGCCGCCATTATTTTATCCATCACATAAAAAGTAGGAATACCTTGTGCATAAGCAATCGCTATATCGTATTTTTTTTGCTGATCGGAAAAAGATCTTGCGACAGTTTCCCAATACAGCCTTGCTTTGTCCGAATGATTTCCTTTATTAAATCTCAACCCTATGGAATAGCGCAATTTGGCAAGCAAAAATTTAATATTCCTTGACTGGAAATTCTTAATGAGTGATTTGCTTACAAATTCAATGTATGGCAATGGGGACAAAACCGTTACAAAATCAGGTACAAACTGTTCCAGTTCGCCTCCATACTGAAACAACTGTAAGTCGATTTCATAAAGTTCCGGACTCAAATTATTTAACAGAGCGATTAAACTCTTTTCACTACCGGCTAACGTCAAAGACTCGATGACAAACAGAATTTTTTTCTTTTCCATCCTTAAAATTCAATATCAAAATGTTTTTTACTTTCGCTGTAAAGTTGCTTTTTTTGAGGAACAGAAATAGTAGAGAATTTTGCCTCTAACACCGCTTGCATCGCATCTAAATAAACATAGGGCTTTGCTAAACCTAAATCTATTAATAAATTCTCTGTTTTGTCCCCATAGATGACAGGAATTACTGGGATTCCATATTTAAAAGCAATGATAACCGCATGAAAGCGTGCAGCCACGAAATGACTACAACTTCCAATTTCCTTTAGATAGTTTGTAATTTCTGTAGTGTAATTTAAAATTTTAATTCCTGGAAAATCTTTTGCGATTTCCTCTGCGATTTCAAGATCTCCTTCTGCTTCACAGAATGAAAACAACTTGATTTCAAATCCATTTTGAAGATATTTTTCACAAAGTTCTTTATGAGATTCAATGTATTCTTGGTAAGTTTCTTTATACTGTGGCTTGTGTCTTGGATCAATAATGGAAATTCCTAAAATGTTATCAGTTTTAATAGTTGTAGGTAAATCATACGACCAGAGGAGATCGGGCGCATAGCCTATATTATTAAGACTTGAAAACAACTTGTAAGATTTTTGATCTCTAAATTGTACATGATCAACTTCTTGAAAGAGAACGTGATGCGCCTTAACGAAATCCCTGCTTTCATAAGGTCCAAAATTACATCCACTAAAAAAAACATTCTTTCCTTGAGATTTGAAAGCCTTTGAAATCATAAAGCGATAGTTATAAACTTCTTTCCAATAGAATTCTTCTCTGAAGATGCCACCACCTAAAAATAATAAGCCATCATAGGATTTACTTAACCAATCATAATCTTTCAGTTTATTATTTCCCAGCCGCGCCGCTACTCTATCAATAACGGAATACGGAAATTGTTGAATATTTTTGTAATTATCGAAGAAAACCTTGTAATCACCCCCCGGATGAAAAGGCACAAAATCACTATTGGGAAAAGAATGAGACAAATGATCCAGAAAGAGATCATCGCCTAAATTTTTCGCTAAATAGATGTCTACTAAAATTTTCTTTCTACCCATTTTTAATATGTGCTAAAAGGTGATAAATTCTTATTACCATCCATGATTGAAAATAATTCTCTTTAAAAATTCCTCTTAGAATGAAATTATGCAATTTGTTTTGTTGAAATAAATTGAGATCCAGAGGCGATTCATTTCGCACTAAAAAGTGAGCACTATTATAAAATTCTTTTTTTGAAGTGGCATGATCCCATAAAAGCTGTATCATAAATGAATATTTTCTCTTATTTTTAATAACCCCCAAATCCAGAAAGTGTAATTCTGTTTTAAATTTATCCAGTTCTTCAAATAAGATTTCTAAATTCCTGTACTTCTCTATATCTAATTTCCCACTTAATCCACCCTCGTTTAAACGGTTGTAAAAGTAAATGGAATCTGGGACGATATATGCATTGGTAATATAACGACAATATTCTAAAACCGCAATTAAATCTTCAGAAAACCGCAGTTCAGGATGCAGCTGAATATTATATTTTAAAAATATTTCTTTTTTAAATAATTTTGCCCACAATACCCCGCTCACTCCCTGAAAGAGATTAGATTGATACGCTACTTTACTTATACTTTTATGAAAGTATTCATTGCTGAAATCATGAAGTTTTAATCCGCTCGCAAATTTCGGGTTTACTTCGTAATAACCAGCGCATACTAAATCAGTATCTGTTTTTAATACGGGCTCTATTAATTTTTCCAAATATTCAGGAACTACCCAATCATCAGCATCAATGAAGGACAGATATTCACCCTTGGCTTCTTTAATACCCTTATTACGTGCCACAGAAGGACCTGCATTTTCCTGATAAATCATTTTAAACCTTTGATCAGTTTGTGCAAATTCTTCCGCAATT encodes the following:
- a CDS encoding glycosyltransferase family 4 protein, whose protein sequence is MKLLYITNGITGAGGLERVLSIKASYLADHYNYEITILSLNEGSKTPFYNFSPKIKLRSISVLGNPLQYFIAYKNGLKQIVDEVQPDVISVCDDGLKGFFIPSLMKTKARFIYERHVSKLIEARADHGFLKSLSTKLKWMTMERMAKKFSRFVVLTEGNKQEWMSLKNVEVIPNPLSFYPEESSSLEEKTVICVGKISYQKGQDLLVSAWEKVWQTHPDWKLELYGYGNEDFLATEALQQKNIHHFPPEKNIMEKYLKSSIYVMSSRFEGFGMVLIEAMACGVPCVSFDCNYGPSDIIINNEDGILVKKESSTDLADQLLVLIENKDLRQKYGKTAKMNVLRFEQNVIAQKWDNLFKKVQEEI
- a CDS encoding acyltransferase family protein, producing the protein MINKKIFRYDISFLRFLAVTFVVLFHFKVPFFDGGFIGVDIFFVISGFLMTLIILSGIKEKKFNLIQFYKKRVERIIPAMLFLIIVLSCFSFFLLKEDAKQLFRYALSSELFLSNIFYLRNSGYFDNSSQNNALLHTWSLSVEWQFYIIYPLILIALRKIYLTSKYIFVTFFFTLTTLSFFLMLYYVNRDTSLNFYSLSTRAWEMLLGGSVFILQANYKNFDFRKLRSPLIVLCFGILGLSVFLIDESMKWPSAVTLLPVFATAFILYLSTDYKFYKFKIFTFIGDISYSLYLWHWPFFVFFQYFGVHYNHFTIIILIICSVSFASVSYYLIEKNKKIKNVHLILCALCILSLFHFFFIKKGVDLLFIRKEPQFKNNISWDLQTRTNLSCNMGMNGKGNFNINNCLHINKQSPNILLIGDSHAGALALSINDVFNEKGINLMQMTYTGNGPLYKRSYDAKKFQQLTRLLFDDYLPANRKDVDLIIISMYYSENLDLLPDLERTMNILSKLKIPVLIIGENETYKLNYEQIQKLNFLYPTIQEQNYLDAKKADINVLLKEKYGDDYLEIYRKLKTSEGDQLYMFDTNHFTKFGADQVALKIMATKQILNILN
- a CDS encoding glycosyltransferase; this encodes MEKKKILFVIESLTLAGSEKSLIALLNNLSPELYEIDLQLFQYGGELEQFVPDFVTVLSPLPYIEFVSKSLIKNFQSRNIKFLLAKLRYSIGLRFNKGNHSDKARLYWETVARSFSDQQKKYDIAIAYAQGIPTFYVMDKIMAARKVTWVNANMQFSKSNLKFQKKYYSQYDAIVPVSFLNQQHFEKIFPDLSDKLWLIPDMVDYITISKMSKFKDPDFNPETFNILTVSRLETGMKGLDIAVEAAKWLRETGKEFHWYFLGQGSFRPAMEVFIRNNHLENNITFLGTSANPYPFFKAADIYVQTSRSESYGISIAEARLLNKPIVTTRFDTVNMQMIHEKNGLVTDLNAGAVAEAIVRLMTDKELYNSIVEYLKTEEKENTEAVVLFDELIDTM
- a CDS encoding polysaccharide pyruvyl transferase family protein, yielding MGRKKILVDIYLAKNLGDDLFLDHLSHSFPNSDFVPFHPGGDYKVFFDNYKNIQQFPYSVIDRVAARLGNNKLKDYDWLSKSYDGLLFLGGGIFREEFYWKEVYNYRFMISKAFKSQGKNVFFSGCNFGPYESRDFVKAHHVLFQEVDHVQFRDQKSYKLFSSLNNIGYAPDLLWSYDLPTTIKTDNILGISIIDPRHKPQYKETYQEYIESHKELCEKYLQNGFEIKLFSFCEAEGDLEIAEEIAKDFPGIKILNYTTEITNYLKEIGSCSHFVAARFHAVIIAFKYGIPVIPVIYGDKTENLLIDLGLAKPYVYLDAMQAVLEAKFSTISVPQKKQLYSESKKHFDIEF
- a CDS encoding glycosyltransferase family 2 protein, whose translation is MNLPLTTISVIIPIYNVEKYLFNCLQSVAAQTFRDFEALLIIDGATDQSSEIAEEFAQTDQRFKMIYQENAGPSVARNKGIKEAKGEYLSFIDADDWVVPEYLEKLIEPVLKTDTDLVCAGYYEVNPKFASGLKLHDFSNEYFHKSISKVAYQSNLFQGVSGVLWAKLFKKEIFLKYNIQLHPELRFSEDLIAVLEYCRYITNAYIVPDSIYFYNRLNEGGLSGKLDIEKYRNLEILFEELDKFKTELHFLDLGVIKNKRKYSFMIQLLWDHATSKKEFYNSAHFLVRNESPLDLNLFQQNKLHNFILRGIFKENYFQSWMVIRIYHLLAHIKNG